The Pyrus communis chromosome 9, drPyrComm1.1, whole genome shotgun sequence genome has a segment encoding these proteins:
- the LOC137746154 gene encoding DNA glycosylase/AP lyase ROS1-like, giving the protein MGEQGGDQSSCCWMPPTPYRPILTRPETKFRPEISTSSRPLGVEEIQENRLVIDLDPDPAEASGFVYHGDGVGAGSGVETSTDAYFRRVAQWRDVPCKELMILAVASANDGSGSTVLGDTQHEFSFPDNHPYDLNIPPPTTNGQFAPITPDKSMRVDSEQMYRIPSSNADDGQGQEIEEQWDANSATINIIDLENNKDIEKSAVDSSQATFSTQLQEHCSPDKEVNISIDLNKTPQPKQRRRKHRPKVIIEGKPKRNTQPSGSMENPKPKRKYVRKSTLDKSTTAPPQESTEHIDSNNLQPTKRSCRKALNFDAEEPRDGSSSSKSLHVGSQSQEMNVGTNGVQTNSTAPHRNEVELVADNTQAGIAQDLIRSTSRMLKHYLSLPDQQPPGRPQQTRGSTTYVESQKEAAEEVGQMSTGSGYTAQTMLDRDTRSSQRSANDSTHSTTTVLTIEEQAKRSKRNYSSAVEQEDPRTGNLYGANYNNLPAYYNVMSWVHFPYIHKKKRTDKVQNSTIPSTSYHVNMAENIWRPSAAGCLTPGPQVNAGNVSTALEEVGNNPQDRPQGVHSFLPLYQTERSTKRRSSCPTRVRNLASLTRTPEHILHRTCLANQPPTDGNGQRVNQFDRSQTCINALVTDVGATLAKRKRTKRNPLSSSQRGLVIYKNQPYFAKASGVPPRVPFKQLLSAITEHFKCLDINRENSSRFAYHGYNVISSYKAKDQEHNALVLYRRDGTVVPFDGSFDPIKKRKARPKVDLDQETDRVWKLLLENINSEGINGTDEEKEKWWEQERKVFRGRADNFISRMHLVQGDRRFSPWKGSVVDSVVGVFLTQNVSDHLSSSAFMSMAAHFPLKSRSNEISCDEEVASLVVDEPEVCISENSNQPGCDWSSLTFHDAEHSEEKVVNGHDNSGSTTEGVISTNEAQCKLSHPSEPGPRMYPNSLMNRSTTKITRTELYLREDMRTYNGVSSQNSEDSSTSQTVEKTGSCESNSETENPPNRCENSSLDHSTSFVELLQRAESSMLHYSLRSTRMSSHDVSKCGGYQPACVQHNDQRCEINREASLEPSSNCCLNLTPSPEVRRVEYFDLYGEVTQSSYASKNKCEDSPSERSALTAESPSQDTIHNKLTANVQEAPRCSGNSCNNIQVGNNMAQSQLGLAGSSNNVDIHSQKQNNKIQQSCLNISGGTTDVMQKAAELGSNEQSNSVSKEFSSTNAATSKTKNRKAGKEENDQQDWDKLRKQAELNGKKREKTENTMDSLDWEAVRCADVNEIAQTIKERGMNNMLAERIKDFLNRLVREHGSVDLEWLRDVPPDQAKEYLLSFRGLGLKSVECVRLLTLHHLAFPVDTNVGRIAVRLGWVPLQPLPESLQLHLLELYPVLESIQKYLWPRLCKLDQRTLYELHYQMITFGKVFCTKSKPNCNACPLRTDCRHFASAFASARLALPGPEEQSIVSATEDRTTHPNPAGVNNIMPLPLPQGTYQQLEASQKSEVKSTFGHCEPTTCQQLEASQISEAKSAVGNCEPIIEEPASPEPVCTQISEDIEDFCDGPDEIPTIKLNIEEFTQTLQNYMEKNMELQEGEMSKALVSLTPEAASLPTPKLKNVSRLRTEHQVYELPDTHPLLEMLHMDKREPDDPCNYLLAIWTPGETPNSIQPPEKRCSSQELGKLCDDMECFSCNCAREANSQTVRGTLLIPCRTAMRGSFPLNGTYFQVNEVFADHDSSINPIDVPRAWLWKLYRRTVYFGTSIPTIFKGLSTPEIQHCFWRGFVCVRGFDQKTRAPRPLMARLHFPASKLVRTKDKREE; this is encoded by the exons ATGGGTGAACAGGGAGGAGATCAAAGTTCTTGCTGTTGGATGCCACCAACTCCTTACAGGCCTATTCTCACCAGACCGGAGACCAAATTTCGGCCGGAAATTTCGACGTCCTCGAGACCATTGGGGGTAGAAGAAATTCAGGAGAATAGATTAGTTATAGACTTGGATCCGGATCCGGCGGAAGCGAGCGGATTTGTTTACCATGGAGATGGAGTTGGAGCCGGCAGCGGCGTTGAAACTTCAACGGACGCTTATTTCCGCCGCGTGGCACAGTGGAGAGATGTCCCTTGCAAAGAGCTCATGATCCTTGCGGTGGCCTCTGCAAATGATGGGAGCGGTAGTACTGTGCTGGGAGATACTCAGC ATGAATTTTCATTCCCTGACAACCATCCTTATGATCTGAATATTCCACCTCCGACTACAAATGGCCAATTTGCACCTATAACACCGGATAAGTCCATGAGAGTAGACAGTGAACAAATGTATCGAATTCCGAGCTCCAATGCTGACGATGGACAAGGCCAGGAGATAGAAGAGCAATGGGATGCTAATTCTGCGACAATTAATATCATTGATCTGGAAAACAATAAAGATATAGAAAAATCTGCTGTGGATTCCTCACAAGCTACTTTCTCCACGCAGCTCCAGGAACATTGCAGCCCTGACAAGGAGGTGAACATCAGTATCGACTTGAACAAGACACCACAACcgaaacaaagaaggagaaagcaCAGGCCGAAGGTGATTATAGAAGGCAAGCCAAAAAGAAACACACAGCCTTCTGGTTCTATGgaaaatccaaaacccaaaagaaagTATGTGCGCAAGAGTACACTCGACAAAAGCACAACTGCTCCACCGCAGGAATCTACAGAGCATATTGATTCAAATAATCTGCAGCCTACGAAGAGATCTTGCAGAAAGGCTTTAAATTTTGACGCAGAAGAACCAAGAGATGGAAGTTCCTCAAGCAAGTCTTTACATGTGGGTTCACAATCACAGGAGATGAATGTTGGCACCAATGGAGTTCAAACAAATTCAACCGCACCACACAGAAATGAAGTTGAATTGGTGGCAGATAACACCCAAGCAGGCATAGCCCAAGATCTCATCCGTTCTACAAGCCGAATGCTGAAACATTACTTGTCATTGCCAGACCAACAACCTCCAGGCAGACCACAACAAACCAGAGGTTCTACTACATATGTTGAATCCCAAAAGGAGGCTGCAGAAGAAGTAGGACAAATGAGCACTGGTAGTGGATACACTGCACAAACCATGTTGGATCGGGACACTAGATCATCCCAACGAAGTGCAAATGATTCCACCCACAGCACAACTACAGTTCTGACAATAGAAGAACAAGCAAAAAGATCAAAGAGAAATTATTCGAGTGCTGTTGAGCAAGAAGATCCTAGGACCGGAAATTTATACGGGGCAAACTATAATAATTTGCCGGCATACTACAATGTGATGTCATGGGTGCATTTTCCATACATACACAAGAAGAAGAGGACTGATAAGGTGCAAAATTCTACCATACCAAGCACCTCGTATCATGTGAATATGGCAGAAAACATATGGAGACCATCGGCAGCTGGCTGCTTGACTCCTGGTCCTCAAGTAAATGCTGGTAATGTTTCAACTGCACTTGAAGAAGTAGGAAATAACCCTCAGGATAGACCGCAAGGTGTTCACAGTTTCCTGCCCTTGTATCAGACAGAGAggtcaacaaagagaagatctAGTTGCCCTACAAGGGTTCGCAACTTGGCTTCACTAACCAGAACACCAGAGCACATTCTGCACAGAACCTGTCTCGCCAATCAACCACCCACTGATGGCAATGGTCAAAGGGTGAATCAATTCGACAGATCTCAGACATGCATTAACGCCCTAGTCACAGATGTGGGTGCAACACTCGCAAAAAGGAAGAGGACAAAGAGAAATCCACTTTCCAGTTCACAACGAGGTCTTGTAATATATAAGAACCAGCCATATTTTGCCAAAGCATCAG GTGTTCCTCCACGAGTACCATTCAAACAACTGCTTTCTGCTATTACTGAGCACTTCAAATGTTTGGACATTAATAGAGAAAATAGCAGCAGATTTGCCTATCACGGGTATAATGTCATCTCTTCTTACAAGGCAAAAGATCAAGAGCACAACGCACTGGTTCTTTATAGAAGAGATGGCACTGTTGTACCATTTGATGGTTCTTTTGATCCAATTAAGAAACGTAAAGCGCGACCTAAAGTTGACCTTGATCAAGAGACTGATAGAGTATGGAAGCTTCTGCTGGAAAATATAAACAGTGAAGGTATTAATGGCACagatgaagagaaagaaaaatggtgGGAACAAGAGCGTAAAGTGTTCCGTGGACGTGCAGACAATTTTATTTCACGAATGCATCTTGTGCAAG GAGATAGACGCTTCTCTCCGTGGAAGGGATCAGTTGTGGACTCAGTGGTTGGAGTTTTCCTTACTCAAAATGTCTCAGACCACCTGTCTAG CTCTGCGTTCATGTCAATGGCTGCACATTTTCCCCTGAAGTCAAGGAGCAACGAAATATCATGCGATGAAGAAGTTGCGAGTTTGGTAGTAGATGAACCAGAAGTATGCATTAGTGAGAATTCAAACCAGCCAGGTTGTGACTGGAGTTCCCTAACGTTCCATGACGCTGAGCATAGTGAAGAAAAAGTTGTCAACGGACACGATAACTCTGGAAGCACTACTGAGGGTGTTATCTCAACAAATGAAGCACAATGCAAGCTTTCACATCCATCTGAACCTGGTCCGCGAATGTATCCTAACTCATTAATGAACAGGTCAACCACCAAGATCACAAGAACAGAATTGTACCTGCGGGAGGATATGAGAACGTACAATGGAGTTTCATCTCAAAATTCTGAGGATTCTTCAACTTCACAAACTGTGGAAAAGACAGGATCATGCGAGAGCAACTCGGAAACAGAGAATCCACCTAATAGATGTGAAAACAGCAGTTTAGATCACTCCACTTCGTTTGTGGAGCTTTTACAGAGGGCCGAATCAAGTATGCTGCATTACAGTCTCAGGAGCACCCGTATGTCCTCTCATGACGTATCAAAGTGTGGAGGTTACCAACCTGCATGTGTGCAGCATAATGACCAAAGATGTGAGATAAACAGAGAAGCATCCCTTGAGCCTTCCAGTAACTGTTGTTTGAATCTAACCCCCAGCCCAGAAGTACGGCGAGTTGAGTACTTTGATTTGTACGGAGAAGTAACCCAGTCTTCTTATGCATCCAAAAATAAATGTGAAGATAGTCCGAGTGAAAGAAGTGCACTAACAGCAGAATCTCCCAGTCAAGATACAATACATAATAAGCTAACAGCGAATGTTCAAGAAGCACCAAGATGTTCTGGAAATTCATGCAATAACATTCAGGTAGGCAATAATATGGCCCAGTCTCAACTCGGGTTGGCTGGGAGCTCAAATAATGTTGACATACATTCCCAGAAGCAAAACAATAAGATACAGCAAAGTTGCTTGAACATTTCTGGAGGGACCACAGATGTTATGCAGAAGGCAGCAGAGTTGGGTTCAAATGAGCAGAGTAATTCAGTTAGCAAGGAGTTCAGTAGTACAAATGCTGCTAcctccaaaacaaaaaacagaaaagctGGAAAAGAGGAAAACGATCAGCAAGATTGGGACAAATTAAGGAAACAAGCAGAATTAAatggaaagaaaagagaaaagacaGAAAATACAATGGATTCCTTGGACTGGGAAGCCGTAAGATGTGCAGATGTTAATGAGATTGCCCAAACCATCAAAGAGCGGGGAATGAATAATATGCTTGCAGAACGAATCAAg GATTTCCTTAACCGACTGGTCAGAGAGCACGGTAGTGTTGATCTTGAATGGTTGAGGGACGTTCCACCTGACCAAGCAAA AGAGTATCTGCTGAGCTTTCGCGGATTGGGGTTGAAAAGCGTGGAATGTGTGCGGCTTTTGACACTGCACCATCTTGCTTTTCCA GTGGACACAAATGTTGGACGTATAGCTGTACGGCTTGGATGGGTACCCCTTCAGCCCCTGCCTGAGTCATTGCAGTTGCATCTTCTTGAACT GTACCCAGTGCTGGAATCCATACAAAAGTATTTGTGGCCACGACTGTGCAAGCTTGACCAAAGAACATT GTACGAGCTGCATTACCAAATGATAACATTTGGAAAG GTCTTCTGCACGAAAAGCAAGCCGAATTGTAATGCATGCCCGCTGAGAACAGATTGTAGGCATTTTGCGAGTGCATTTGCGAG TGCAAGGCTTGCCCTGCCGGGACCAGAGGAGCAAAGCATAGTGAGTGCAACTGAAGACAGAACTACCCATCCAAACCCTGCTGGTGTCAACAATATAATGCCCTTGCCCCTCCCTCAGGGAACATACCAGCAATTGGAAGCAAGCCAGAAATCAGAAGTAAAATCTACATTTGGTCATTGTGAACCTACAACATGCCAGCAATTGGAAGCAAGCCAGATATCTGAAGCAAAATCCGCAGTTGGTAATTGTGAACCTATTATTGAAGAACCAGCATCACCAGAGCCAGTGTGTACACAGATATCAGAAGACATTGAGGACTTCTGTGATGGTCCTGACGAAATTCCGACTATTAAACTTAACATTGAAGAGTTCACTCAGACTTTGCAAAATTATATGGAAAAAAACATGGAGCTTCAAGAAGGTGAAATGTCAAAAGCCTTAGTCTCTCTAACACCAGAAGCTGCATCATTACCAACTCCCAAGCTTAAGAATGTGAGCCGACTGCGAACTGAGCACCAAGT CTATGAACTTCCTGATACGCACCCTCTTCTAGAAATG TTGCATATGGATAAGCGAGAACCTGACGATCCATGCAATTACCTTCTGGCTATTTGGACTCCAG GTGAAACGCCAAATTCCATTCAACCACCAGAGAAAAGGTGTAGTTCTCAAGAACTTGGCAAATTGTGTGACGATATGGAATGTTTCTCATGCAACTGTGCACGGGAAGCAAATTCACAAACAGTCCGAGGGACTCTCTTG ATACCATGCCGAACAGCAATGAGAGGGAGCTTTCCACTTAACGGAACCTACTTTCAAGTTAATGAG GTATTTGCTGACCATGATTCGAGCATTAACCCAATTGATGTTCCAAGGGCTTGGTTGTGGAAGCTATACAGGAGAACCGTGTACTTCGGAACCTCGATACCAACAATATTTAAAG GGTTATCGACACCAGAAATTCAGCACTGCTTCTGGAGAG GATTTGTCTGCGTGAGGGGATTTGACCAAAAGACGCGGGCACCGCGTCCATTAATGGCACGACTGCACTTCCCAGCCAGCAAGTTGGTCAGAACAAAAGATAAGAGAGAGGAATAG